One genomic region from Egicoccus sp. AB-alg6-2 encodes:
- a CDS encoding TadE/TadG family type IV pilus assembly protein: MARWRDQDATLAVEAAIVAPVLLVLMLLVVYAGRAAAADADVRSTAARAARAASLTADNSAAQKAADEIALANLATAGIACTTTDIDVVADIRAGGTVTVHIGCEMANTDLALLAIPGRRWSTATATQVVDTYRGGG, from the coding sequence ATGGCACGTTGGCGCGACCAGGACGCCACGCTGGCGGTCGAGGCCGCCATCGTCGCGCCCGTGCTCCTCGTGTTGATGCTGCTCGTGGTCTACGCCGGCCGAGCCGCGGCCGCCGACGCCGACGTCCGCTCCACCGCGGCCCGCGCCGCCCGCGCCGCCTCGCTCACCGCCGACAACTCGGCCGCCCAGAAGGCCGCGGACGAGATCGCACTGGCCAACCTGGCCACGGCCGGGATCGCCTGCACAACGACCGACATCGACGTCGTCGCCGACATCCGTGCCGGCGGCACCGTCACCGTGCACATCGGCTGCGAAATGGCCAACACCGACCTCGCACTACTCGCCATCCCCGGCCGCCGCTGGTCGACCGCGACAGCGACCCAGGTCGTCGACACCTACCGGGGAGGCGGCTGA